The following proteins come from a genomic window of Microtus ochrogaster isolate Prairie Vole_2 chromosome 7, MicOch1.0, whole genome shotgun sequence:
- the Srr gene encoding serine racemase, with the protein IRDSVHLTPVLTSSILNQIAGRSLFFKCELFQKTGSFKIRGALNAIRGLIPDPLEGKPKAVVTHSSGNHGQALTYAAKLEGIPAYIVVPQTAPNCKKLAIQAYGASIVYSEQSDESREKVTQRIMQETEGILVHPNQEPAVIAGQGTIALEVLNQVPLVDALVVPVGGGGMVAGIAITIKALKPSVKVYAAEPLNADDCYQSKLKGELTPNLHPPETIADGVKSSIGLNTWPIIRDLVDDVFTVTEDEIKHATQLVWERMKLLIEPTAGVGLAAVLSQHFQTVSPEVKNICIVLSGGNVDLTSLNWVKQAESPYQTISV; encoded by the exons ATTCGAGATTCTGTCCACCTTACGCCAGTACTAACAAGCTCCATTTTGAACCAAATAGCAGGACGCAGTCTTTTCTTCAAATGTGAACTCTTCCAGAAAACTGGGTCTTTTAAG ATCCGTGGTGCCCTTAATGCCATCAGAGGCTTAATTCCTGACCCTCTGGAGGGGAAACCCAAAGCCGTTGTTACTCACAGCAGTGGGAACCATGGCCAGGCTCTCACCTATGCTGCCAAACTGGAAG GGATTCCTGCTTACATTGTGGTGCCTCAGACGGCTCCCAACTGCAAGAAACTGGCAATACAAGCCTATGGGGCCTCTATAGTATATAGTGAACAGAGTGATGAG TCTAGAGAAAAGGTCACTCAAAGGATTATGCAAGAAACAGAAGGCATCTTGGTCCATCCCAACCAGGAGCCTGCAGTGATAGCTGGACAAGGGACAATTGCCCTGGAAGTCCTGAACCAG GTTCCTTTGGTGGATGCACTGGTGGTACCAGTAGGGGGAGGAGGAATGGTTGCTGGAATAGCCATTACAATTAAG GCCCTGAAACCTAGCGTGAAGGTCTATGCTGCCGAACCCTTGAATGCAGATGACTGCTACCAGTCCAAACTGaaaggagaactgactcccaatcTTCACCCTCCAGAAACCATAGCAGATGGTGTCAAATCAAGCATTGGCTTAAATACTTGGCCTATTATAAGGGACCTTGTGGATGATGTCTTCACTGTCACAGAAGACGAAATCAAG CATGCAACCCAACTGGTGTGGGAGAGAATGAAACTGCTCATTGAGCCTACTGCTGGTGTTGGATTGGCTGCAGTGCTATCCCAGCATTTCCAAACAGTCTCTCCAGAAGTGAAGAACATCTGTATTGTACTCAGTGGTGGGAATGTAGACCTAACCTCCCTAAACTGGGTGAAGCAGGCTGAAAGTCCTTACCAGACTATTTCCGTTTAA